The Apium graveolens cultivar Ventura chromosome 6, ASM990537v1, whole genome shotgun sequence genome contains a region encoding:
- the LOC141665857 gene encoding uncharacterized protein LOC141665857, with translation MKKDAFELSLACDKCQRYANYYNSPVAPLTSLMSPWPFAMWGIDLIGELPKAKGGVKYAVIAVDYFTKWAEARSLATITTKKLKEFVHRTILGIQKSFSAVCDPESNGQTEAINKIIKHTLKAKLEEKKRDMARRARLGPMVLQHDTPNYNWRDPFFSGVWV, from the exons ATGAAAAAAGATGCCTTTGAATTATCCCTAGCCTGTGATAAGTGCCAGCGATATGCCAATTATTATAACAGCCCCGTGGCTCCCCtcacatccctcatgagcccTTGGCCCTTCGCTATGTGGGGGATTGATCTGATTGGAGAACTCCCGAAGGCCAAGGGAGGTGTCAAGTATGCGGTTATTGCGGTAGATTACTtcactaagtgggcagaggcCAGGTCTCTAGCCACTATCACAACAAAAAAGCTCAAGGAATTTGTGCACAGGACTATT CTGGGGATTCAGAAGAGTTTTAGTGCAGTTTGCGACCCCGAAAGTAATGGGCAGACAGAGGCTATTAACAAGATCATTAAGCACACCTTGAAAgcaaagcttgaagagaaaaAAAGGGACATGGCCAGAAGAGCTCGCCTAGGTCCTATGGTCTTACAACACGACACCCCAAACTACAACTGGAGAGACCCCTTTTTCTCTGGTGTATGGGTGTGA
- the LOC141666982 gene encoding heterodimeric geranylgeranyl pyrophosphate synthase small subunit, chloroplastic produces MSALTSILSSSSYSPFHHLPCKNTNTFLRKPRTTINQCSATSFSSISTNHFDLKSYWSTLIAEIDEKLDEAIQVQYPNQIYEAMRYSVLAQGAKRAPPVMCVAACELLGGDRRAAFPTACALEMVHAASLIHDDLPCMDDDPSRRGRPSNHTMYGTDMAILAGDALFPLGFQHIVSHTPSGLVPEDRLLRVIAEIARAVGSTGMAAGQFLDLEGGPNSVEFVLEKKYGEMGECSAVCGGLIAGATDDEIERLRKYGRAVGVLYQVVDDVLEEKMRSQEEKGKKGGKSYVRVYGVEKAMEVAEDLRGRAKRELDSFENYGERLLPLYSFVDYAADRSFSLGV; encoded by the exons ATGTCTGCTTTGACATCAATTCTATCTTCCTCTTCTTATTCTCCATTTCATCATCTCCCATGTAAAAACACAAACACTTTTTTAAGAAAACCAAGAACAACAATCAACCAGTGTTCTGCAACATCATTCTCATCAATCTCAACGAACCATTTCGATTTGAAGAGTTATTGGAGTACCCTTATAGCTGAaattgatgagaagcttgatgAAGCTATACAAGTACAATATCCTAATCAGATCTATGAGGCTATGAGATACTCTGTTCTTGCTCAGGGTGCTAAACGAGCTCCTCCTGTTATGTGTGTTGCTGCTTGTGAGCTTTTAGGCGGTGACCGTCGTGCTGCTTTTCCCACTGCTTGTGCTCTTGAAATG GTTCATGCTGCTTCATTGATACATGATGACTTGCCATGCATGGATGATGATCCATCCCGTCGAGGACGACCCTCAAACCACACCATGTATGGCACCGATATGGCAATTCTTGCTGGTGATGCCTTATTTCCTTTAGGCTTCCAACACATTGTTTCCCATACACCTTCAGGCCTTGTCCCAGAGGACCGCCTCCTTAGAGTTATAGCTGAGATAGCCAGAGCAGTTGGTTCCACAGGCATGGCAGCAGGTCAGTTTCTTGACCTAGAAGGTGGACCAAATTCAGTAGAGTTTGTCCTAGAAAAAAAGTATGGTGAAATGGGCGAGTGCTCTGCTGTATGCGGAGGTCTAATAGCAGGAGCTACGGATGATGAGATCGAGAGATTGAGAAAGTATGGTAGGGCTGTTGGAGTATTATATCAGGTTGTTGATGATGTGTTGGAAGAGAAAATGAGGAGTCAAGAGGAGAAGGGGAAAAAAGGAGGTAAAAGTTACGTGAGGGTTTATGGCGTAGAGAAGGCAATGGAAGTGGCGGAGGATCTTAGGGGTAGAGCAAAGAGGGAGTTGGATAGTTTTGAGAATTATGGGGAGAGATTGCTACCTCTTTACAGCTTCGTAGATTATGCAGCAGATAGAAGTTTTAGTTTAGGTGTTTAA